In Arvicola amphibius chromosome 1, mArvAmp1.2, whole genome shotgun sequence, one DNA window encodes the following:
- the Qprt gene encoding nicotinate-nucleotide pyrophosphorylase [carboxylating] has protein sequence MDPEGLQLLLPSTTLAALANSWLQEDCPSLNFAALVTGSAPAQAVLWAKSPGVLAGRPFFDAIFTQLNCQVSWFLPEGSKLVPVVKVAEVRGPAHHLLLGERVALNTLARCSGIASMAATAVEVARGTGWNGHVAGTRKTTPGFRLVEKYGLLIGGAASHRYDLGGLIMVKDNHVMAAGGVEKAVQRARQAADFALKVEVECSSLKEALQAAEAGADLVLLDNFKPEELHPTAAALKAKFPSVAVEASGGVTLGNLPQFCGTHIDVISLGMLTQAAPALDFSLKLFAEGTTPVPHARRT, from the exons ATGGACCCTGAAG GTCTGCAGCTCCTGCTGCCCTCTACGACCCTAGCAGCCCTGGCAAACAGCTGGCTGCAAGAAGACTGCCCGAGCCTCAATTTTGCAGCCTTGGTCACTGGATCAGCTCCTGCACAGGCAGTGCTGTGGGCCAAATCTCCAGGGGTTCTGGCCGGGCGACCTTTCTTTGATGCCATCTTTACCCAGCTCAACTGCCAAGTGTCTTGGTTCCTCCCAGAGGGATCGAAGCTGGTACCTGTAGTCAAGGTGGCCGAAGTCCGGGGACCTGCCCACCACTTACTGCTGGGGGAACGGGTGGCCCTGAACACCCTGGCCCGCTGCAGTGGGATTGCCAGCATGGCGGCGACAGCTGTGGAGGTGGCCAGGGGCACCGGCTGGAATGGGCATGTGGCAGGCACGAGGAAGACCACTCCGGGGTTCCGACTGGTGGAAAAGTATGGGCTCCTAATCGGCGGGGCTGCAAGCCACCGCTATGACCTGGGAGGGCTGATAATGGTGAAAGACAATCACGTGATGGCAGCCGGCGGCGTGGAAAAG GCCGTGCAGAGGGCCCGGCAGGCAGCCGACTTCGCCCTGAAGGTAGAGGTGGAATGCAGCAGCCTGAAGGAGGCCTTGCAGGCAGCAGAGGCTGGGGCTGACCTGGTCCTGCTGGACAACTTCAAGCCTGAG GAGCTGCACCCCACAGCGGCTGCCCTGAAAGCCAAGTTCCCTAGCGTGGCTGTGGAAGCCAGTGGGGGCGTCACACTGGGCAACCTCCCCCAGTTCTGTGGGACCCACATTGACGTCATCTCGCTGGGGATGCTGACGCAGGCTGCTCCAGCCCTGGATTTCTCACTCAAGCTGTTTGCTGAAGGCACTACTCCAGTGCCTCATGCCCGTAGGACCTAA